TTGGCTCATGAGGTCCAAAGTTGTGTAGGCAAGAATTCGAGAGAATTTcacaataaaacatttttatttaagGACACAATTCGAGTTTTCATGCAATGAATAAAACAAGAGATTCACAAAAATGTATGGTGGGGATATGGAATCTTCGATTTCTTGATTTTGCAGGAATTCGCGAgaatttcacaaaaatgaataagACAAGAACATTACAAAAACTCCAAAGGTATACTAGGGCTGTGGGGTCTTCTATTTCTTCTGTATTTGGGGATACAATGTTGCTTTGTGTTGAACATTTTGTGAATATTTAGCGTGACAAAAACGCTACTCATAAGTCGGTTTTCTCACGCACGTAAAATTAGCTTGCCTGACGAGTCTGTGGGCTCAATGACAGGCGGTTAGCggttataatgataataatgataaaaataatgataatacatCTGGTATATCATTTTCAGCCAGTAGGTGCccattttttttagtaatgaggttgatttaacgtgctcgaggcacgGAGGCTCCACGAACAGGTACCCCGTTTTACGCCCCTTCCGAAATACGAATTTGTGCTACGACCGGTGTCgcagcgatttcgcccccccctccccaattaaTTACGAAAAATTTCTATCAACGCTTCAAAGAAAGCCGAATCATAAAATCATCGGTATTCGATAGTTCGACGCCGAAGACGCAAAAAAATGACTTCACACATACTTAAATTCGCTTTAAGTGACCATATGCACACATCgctacacatacacatacttgGTCATACttcgcacgcacacacacgagcgcgagattttgtattttctgaAGAAGCTTGTTTTAGGAATCCTTAAATTCtcacactgtgcgaaagggtgtcatttccggacgtttctatgtttgtatacatccggatcgggaccgtttctggatatatccggacaatatccggacgaaatctgacatgactcccctgcgttttcggataatttcaggagtccggaacgggaccatttaattcctgcctcatatccggaattccagtaatggaacgttttcggactcttttgagacaaaacacgttccgaatatttcgtatatatccggataaattcaggagtccggaacgggaccaaataattacgtctcatatccggatttccagtaatggaacgttttcggactctttggatacaaatcacgttccgaatatttcgtataaatccggataatttcaggagtccggaacggaaccaaataattacgtctcatatccggatttccagtaatggaacgtttccggactctttggatacaaatcacgttccgaataCTAGTTTCGTAtaaatccggataatttcaggagtcaagaatggaACCATGTGatcatgtcgcatatccggattcAAAGCaatggaacgttctaggactctttggagacaaaagaCATTGGctaatatttcatgttttctgATCACGTCCAGAACTTTTACGCCCCGGAATGGTCGCATATGCTGAGCATTTCCGTATTCCAGAATGGGACCGTATTATCatgtctcatatccggattccAAATTATGGAACGTTCTCGGACactttggagacaaaacacgttccgaatatttcatattttctgagcgcgttcggggctattacgcctcggaaaggttgcataaactaAAGATATACTtaaacatcataggaacaatacaacacattatttcagaatatccagtaagtttacgatcatgctaaatacctaatatttaacgtttcctgtccgttttaaccccgaaaatgcttactcggtaaggctacattttgtgaaagcttttcaaagactttcctgtataaatcagatgacacaagtatcacaacaaatacattatgtggaggaacagataatgttaacgtcaaggggcaaatcaatatgcatttgtctcttagtcATACGAAGGaagttttatatatacatgtccattttgtattgtatatttatatgtctgtggccacgatatCAGCTTCGCTGCCTAGTGCCCGCAGTGTGTTGTCCTGttacaacttgaataaagaaagaaagaaaggaagttttagctcacaaaaagtgaagctcgaacaaagccaaagttaaacagttcagacaatcactgtcagatccaataatatcaagcccaagtcaataacatcataacaaaactgatcagtttaaatgtacaatatcaaatgtacagtatccgacacaagtctaacgttatataccatacaatcaatattcgtaggataaaaatgtaattgcgaaatcagtacgacagtccattttcaagtcctctataagtccgtatcgtgttgactgtggaatcatcgtccggggagccctcttctgcgtctttgtggtagtggacgatcattggcgacggaagatgctctggcaagaccccgcaatatcgacggcacgtctcgaggacaGCCCGCTCCGGCACTgtccgtcttcagagtagaaacaATTCTGGCAGGATGCAACGGCACCGggcacagactgtcgtaagtgttacgaggaggtaggcctcggtcgtcggcatggcaggacaggcgATTGAGAAACAGGggctcagcggctggaatggaaAAGAACGGCTTgtaactgccccgaacccatgaacggtacatgtaaaattattcaaacaacacggccataacaatcacagcaggacaagacggggacaaaggcaggaatctggagtcggctatcatcaaagggcgagggccacacagatggcacagataaggaccccaaagaacgaatggaatttgaatatgcacacaatcacattggtcctagtaaggagattacagttcCTCCTTGGTTCTAtaaagatttagccagccaaaacaaTAGGACAGAAAAGTTTAGAAGCAACCGTTACGGCTcttacagcacaaaataatatgagaatttaactaactatggaacgggcaatttgtaaacaagccggggatgacaTGCGGGGGTTCCAactgaaagagaagtgatctatcatacaacaatctttacaaaaagatcacactactaattattaaatacacaaaacactaggaagggataacagacattgctgacagacatatacggaactaagaacggtaactgctatttatatacaatctatgtactagagagctacactactcacttcttcaagttcttggtccggtagcggctagcggcGGCGACAACTGATGTTCAAATCTACTAgtagtttcaaacctaactgctgtcaccagctggtctactattggtctagtcaagtcatgtgacttcctaatatggtcttgttacctaaggactcctccagatggttccaagcaagttagtgtcatccatcatgcctgtttcacagaaacacatggcattgtgcattatttttgtgaataaatgcatcatgtacttaccagtttcaaagttgtacacagcagcaaacgctgtggcgcggtgtaggctgttatctgcagCGACTTCCCCAGTGCCTggcgcaccgttgacatgccaacgcactggtctgctcggcactttgcacagcttgcataaccgctttacgagtgcctcgtgatattgtccggatatggaccattCCCACATAGcaacgctggtattcaatatcatgagtgactttttgtcatgatattgtccggatatggatcTATCCCAAACTgaaccgctggtgtggagtgttttgactgaactttgttcaagatattgtccggatatggatcTATCCCAAACTgaaccgctggtgtggagtgttttgaccgaattttgttcaagatattgtccggatatggacctattccaaactgcaccgctggtgtggagtgttttgactgaactttgttcaagatattgtccggatatggacatatcccaaactgcaccgctggggtgaagtgttttgactgaactttgttcaagatattgtccggatatggacctatcccaaactgcaccgctggggtggagtgttttgactgaactttgttcaagatattgtccggatatggacctatcccaaactgcaccgctggggtggagtgttttgactgaactttgttcaagatattatccggatatggacctatcccaaactgcaccgctggggtggagtgttttgactgaactttgttcaagatattatccggatatggacctatcccaaactgcaccgctggggtggagtgttttgagtgaATGTTGTTcttgatattgtccggatatgcaaagaaacaataatacttgactcataattgttaccatcgcaaaaattgttttctgtgtcatttgattgtgaATGTCGATGTtagtatatttgcacatgtatatggtagcttaagcttcaattaccagaaaattaaagagtaaacatacatcgacatcgggcatactcgttgtaaaataaaaacacatatacagaaacaaaaacgttaatgacgtgtatttgacaagatagaAACCTTTTTAGGATACCCAACAAAGCAATCTCAGATTCaagtatgacaagaaaagtaatttgttaaccattaagtggtccgaaaactgatctctggaatgtttctgttttggacatctgtcgtaaatggaacggaatatgaatttggaaggagcgaaaatttcggcaaaaaattgcagtcttatttgttcagatgcgcaataaaacaatcaccgattcacaattaacgtatagaatacctttatcagtaacggtcagaatatgctaactcCAAATCTGTCCTaaaatccatggaatatctgtcgcggatatgtctcgtaaatggaaggaaaagaaaatagtatgagttcgaaaacatgaaacgtcgctgacacgtattcggaagaacgggaaattctatccgtccgggcatgtgccaaaacatttcatgactcatgacattctgagacataatgaatatgaaaatgtcatctgacaatggcccagaaaaAATGCACATCATGtttcgtgcaaactcctaatttgtccggaTATTCCTTAacgaaatatatggaccttggatatgcaaagaatgtagaacatatcacgtattcggaggtaagaaacgtcaatggcgcgtatcttgaaaaacaggaaagtcttatttgtccggatacataacaagacaattcctgactcatgatatttccagatatgggatatattgaacatcgtgcccggacgcagtccgaatatttagcatgtccaaaaatatgtcaactccgactttgtccggaaatcacaccctttcgcacagtgtcaacacagaaaaaagaaCTGAAAAACTGACCTTAACCTCCACAGACTGGTGATCAATTGGACACGGCGGTTCGATCGGAGACGGGCGGGAGGCCAGGTAGTACGCCCCCGCCGCCACCGCAGCGGCGCCCGCTGCGAGTTTCGTGGACGAGACGTTCAGGATACTGTCCATGGCTGTACTTATGTTGTCTAAATGGTAAAGTCATGAAAAAATTCAACATTACGTGCAGACTTAAAGCGCATTCCATACAGTAGTACACTGAAAGACGAGTCTGAAACGGTCATAAAATCAGGTGTTTGCATGctaaataaacaaattaacataacaCCCTCGAGTACCCTCCCTCCCTGCTCCCTCTTTTCTACTTCATTCAGACTAAGATTTTTCGTCTACCTTCCTTTCATCCGACTTACATGTATAGTGGCGATGATTTTAAAGGCCAACCGTACTTCCTACACTCTAAATACGGTTACCTACACTGTTTACATACAGTAGCTCCCGGAGTTGAAACACGGGTTTACGGCGCTTTTGATTAATCAAGTTGCAACTCGAGAACACTGTGTAACAAAAACAAGATCGCAAGACAAATCTACTTActtaatcaaggagcttttatcagtgataaaagctccttgacttAATAGATGAAAGACTAAGCCACTCGGCGAAAGTGAACTATAACACTGTCTAGAACGGCATGCCAACTCACTAAACTCCGCCAAGAGTTACCCCTTCTGCAATGTGGTGCCTCTTTCCAAGATTTTCACCCTGCGACCCTAGAGCTAGAGCGGTCTAGTTGTTGTCTGGTCACATTCTTTCAAGGACTCAGTCTTTTATGTGAAGCCAGTGGTGCCGTAAGGGACGGTACAGGATAGAGGGGAGAGGGGTTGtggtgaaaaaaatacactagGTGGAGTTAATGTAGAGTCCCTTCCAAGTCACTGCGAGTTTTTAAACAATACTTGTGGCTTTTTAATAAATTGCTATGAGATTGTTATCAATTGTTATGAATGTTCATCAATATttcgaaataaaaaaataaacagctACTAAGAAAGCCTTCAGCATGAATCGTGGATTTGATACTTTTTACGAATTATAACGCATTATAAATGTATTTAAACAGTATTTTCACAAACATCCTGCTAACTTTTCACGTCAATTTGATGTTCAGAAACTAACTTACTCTATTCCCCGTTTTAGACCTTTCCTATGTTTGGTTGTGTCATTTTCACATACTTACACTAGTAGCCCACTGCATCTCTAGCTGTCTTGGTCGGTCCCTTAAGAACAAAAATGCACCCATTCAAGACATtgggtgacctttgacccgaaGGCTGAAGCTTTAAGTTACGGGGTCAAATGAGGACAATGATGGGCAAGAGTGGGTCCAGATTCAACAGGCCACACGAAGTATTCTATTAGAAAAAATGGAACTTTTTATCACATATCGCTCTAACATTTAAAATAAAAAATCGTAGATGAACCCAAAACAAGTTTGATCATGAAGTCGGCATGTATGAAAATCCCACACATAATAAAACCGGATCTTTCTTTCCGACAACAGTGCCTGCACCAAATAATGACAAGTTGTCAAAACacgagtggggggggggggggggttactaCAAATACGTCAACATaacagaactagaaaggccgacatttgcttaagagcaaatacagcatatttcagccataccccttcccacgcaacattggactgttccaaatcacccctgcgcaaaaatggaacatcctcttaacagtacattatcccccaaagtggactggtattgtgaatttattccaggtaaaaacagagcttgcttctatttttcagaaaatgacaataatcacactttccattcagaaaattttcagtacgataactaggtgtaagttttaaaaaagtataagctccttgtgatgtgggtacattcattattgcagtgaaattttttttattcaagtagggcatacgatttaataattatcaagcaggtgcaggtactgtaggagcgtttgttttcttcaagctgtaaaactgttaaactgttttactttgtatgcaatcagccatcgagcctattattattttagtttaacaacttcctgccagacccggaagatacgattgaaccttgttcgaggatttattttcgt
The sequence above is drawn from the Branchiostoma floridae strain S238N-H82 chromosome 17, Bfl_VNyyK, whole genome shotgun sequence genome and encodes:
- the LOC118404513 gene encoding uncharacterized protein LOC118404513, with product MWEWSISGQYHEALVKRLCKLCKVPSRPVRWHVNGAPGTGEVAADNSLHRATAFAAVYNFETAAEPLFLNRLSCHADDRGLPPRNTYDSLCPVPLHPARIVSTLKTDSAGAGCPRDVPSILRGLARASSVANDRPLPQRRRRGLPGR